The following proteins are co-located in the Terriglobales bacterium genome:
- a CDS encoding serine hydrolase: MRTFFAFLVLVLSPITAVASTDTGLQTKIEALAAQHRGKLTLYAVNLRSGTSVAINADTPVPTASVIKLPILVEAMEQVKSGKHKLSDKLTLRKEDIVQGSGILQFFDTPLSITLKDALTFMIVESDNTATNLVIDQIGIKNVNDRVASMGLKDTYLYKKVFKPAVGPMPPDQKKFGLGKTTAKEMGEVMESIVRCDIKGPALCDAMLYMLRNQQYRNLVPHYIETSDTSEGLSLIANKTGSLDEVRNDVAAVYSKNGPIIISAFTYDNQDKSWNNDNGAEMLVARIAQLIMEAWSPQGLAKEIPGATSGP, translated from the coding sequence ATGAGAACATTCTTCGCGTTTCTAGTCCTAGTTCTGTCTCCTATTACGGCGGTTGCATCGACTGACACCGGTCTTCAGACCAAAATCGAAGCCCTCGCGGCTCAACATCGGGGAAAACTGACTCTGTATGCCGTGAACTTGAGGAGCGGTACATCGGTTGCGATCAATGCCGACACACCTGTCCCCACCGCTTCTGTAATCAAACTTCCCATTTTGGTCGAAGCGATGGAGCAGGTGAAATCCGGCAAGCACAAACTTTCCGACAAGCTCACGCTGCGGAAGGAGGACATCGTCCAAGGCTCCGGCATTTTGCAATTCTTCGACACGCCGCTCTCCATAACCTTGAAGGACGCGCTCACTTTCATGATCGTTGAAAGCGACAATACGGCCACGAACCTTGTGATCGATCAGATTGGTATCAAAAATGTGAATGACCGCGTCGCTTCCATGGGGCTGAAAGACACTTATCTCTACAAGAAAGTTTTCAAGCCCGCCGTGGGGCCGATGCCTCCGGACCAGAAGAAGTTTGGCTTGGGCAAGACGACTGCGAAAGAAATGGGCGAGGTAATGGAGAGTATTGTACGTTGCGATATAAAGGGTCCGGCGCTATGTGACGCGATGCTGTACATGCTGCGCAACCAGCAATACCGGAACCTTGTCCCCCACTACATTGAGACGTCCGACACTTCCGAAGGATTGTCGCTCATCGCCAACAAGACGGGTTCTTTAGACGAAGTTCGTAATGACGTCGCCGCAGTCTATTCCAAGAATGGACCGATTATTATTTCGGCTTTCACCTATGACAATCAGGACAAGAGCTGGAACAATGACAATGGCGCCGAGATGCTGGTCGCTCGCATCGCCCAACTCATCATGGAAGCATGGTCCCCGCAAGGACTCGCAAAGGAGATTCCGGGCGCAACTTCCGGTCCGTGA
- a CDS encoding MFS transporter, which translates to MTQSSDYPISQRLRDIKVGFERPFWVANITELFERLSFYAAFASLARYLHETLMFPVQQASSLTGLFGGLVWFLAAFGGTVADRLGFRRALSVAYLILSCSYFLLGSLGAPWLAPVREHIPLVALVTFVLILPALGIALVKPSIVGTTARASKDNVRSIGYSIYYTLVNVGGAAGPLVASWVHQRMSVENVFRVAALSVFLMFFAVLVFFREPRQLGEIQATSLGEVLRNFWTVVSNPRFMLFLLIFSGYWIVYWQEFIILPLYVHDYINPKTDTALMLSTGPLVVIFLTVVINILTQKIPAFRAIILGTLISALAWIVLIVLPSVLGAYLTLVVVALGEIIQSPRYYEYISRLAPPGQQGTYMGFAFLPIGIGSFVAGVFGGKLIHHFGEVTRQPQGIWWAVTGVGVLTALLLWVYDRTLARSVASSAGA; encoded by the coding sequence ATGACCCAATCATCCGATTACCCGATTAGTCAGCGCCTAAGGGACATCAAAGTTGGTTTTGAACGACCGTTTTGGGTCGCCAACATCACTGAACTCTTCGAGCGGCTTTCCTTTTACGCCGCATTCGCCTCACTGGCTCGCTACCTGCACGAAACCCTCATGTTCCCAGTGCAGCAGGCCAGCAGCCTTACTGGACTCTTCGGCGGTTTGGTATGGTTCTTAGCCGCATTTGGTGGAACGGTGGCCGACCGTCTCGGCTTTCGTCGAGCCCTTTCCGTCGCATATCTGATCCTGAGCTGCTCGTATTTTCTACTGGGATCGCTTGGCGCTCCCTGGCTCGCACCTGTACGCGAGCACATACCTCTCGTGGCTCTCGTGACATTTGTTCTCATTCTCCCCGCGCTGGGCATCGCCTTGGTAAAGCCGTCGATCGTAGGCACGACAGCGCGAGCTTCGAAGGATAACGTCCGCTCGATCGGCTACTCGATTTACTACACGCTAGTCAACGTAGGCGGCGCGGCCGGCCCATTGGTAGCTTCATGGGTGCATCAGCGAATGAGTGTCGAGAACGTTTTTCGTGTGGCGGCGCTGAGCGTCTTTTTGATGTTCTTCGCCGTATTGGTCTTCTTCCGCGAACCTCGGCAGCTAGGCGAGATTCAAGCCACTAGTCTGGGTGAGGTACTGAGAAACTTTTGGACTGTAGTCTCGAATCCACGCTTCATGCTTTTTTTGCTGATCTTTTCCGGCTATTGGATCGTCTATTGGCAGGAATTCATTATTCTGCCGCTCTACGTTCACGATTACATCAATCCAAAAACCGACACGGCATTGATGTTAAGTACTGGCCCACTAGTCGTGATCTTCCTCACCGTAGTCATCAATATCCTCACGCAAAAGATTCCTGCCTTCCGCGCGATCATTCTGGGTACGCTCATATCTGCGCTAGCCTGGATCGTGCTCATAGTCTTACCGTCGGTTCTTGGAGCCTACCTGACACTGGTCGTGGTCGCTCTGGGTGAAATCATTCAGTCGCCGCGATACTACGAATACATCTCCCGACTGGCACCTCCCGGACAGCAAGGGACCTACATGGGTTTTGCCTTTCTCCCCATCGGAATTGGTTCGTTCGTTGCAGGTGTATTTGGCGGAAAGTTGATCCACCACTTTGGTGAAGTCACACGCCAGCCTCAGGGAATCTGGTGGGCTGTCACCGGCGTGGGAGTTCTGACCGCACTTTTGTTGTGGGTGTACGACAGAACCTTAGCCCGCAGCGTCGCTTCGTCTGCCGGGGCCTAG
- a CDS encoding DUF167 domain-containing protein has translation MIRIQQSGDGVTFSVKVHPRARRERISGVLGDVLKLEITAPPLEGKANDACIDFFSDFLKVPRSSVTIAAGLKSRNKVIRISGISPAAVEQAFATVLKTL, from the coding sequence GTGATCAGAATCCAACAATCGGGCGACGGCGTCACTTTCTCAGTAAAAGTTCATCCAAGAGCACGGCGCGAACGAATCTCCGGCGTACTTGGCGATGTGCTCAAGCTGGAGATCACTGCTCCGCCTCTGGAAGGCAAAGCAAATGACGCCTGTATCGATTTCTTCTCAGATTTTTTGAAAGTGCCGCGCTCCTCCGTTACCATAGCCGCCGGCCTCAAGAGTCGCAATAAAGTGATTCGGATCAGCGGCATCAGCCCAGCCGCCGTCGAGCAGGCATTCGCAACTGTACTGAAAACGCTTTAG
- a CDS encoding SIMPL domain-containing protein, which yields MKFAIVVLLLASFAAFAQEGRGPGFLPNSVSVGADGEFESAPDTAVITCSLSAQENTAQAAFESASRLAEQMRQALRSAGVDPKTVELSRYSSYPIIDYKNPKQKVVAYRVGTNVTIKLKDFNKIGPVTEALAGLGGITGQNMSYDLEEIDSAKQKAIDKAYSRARTYADTLAKTSGRQLGALLSAAVDTQQAIPVMPYARVAMAGMEAKAPAPTEDFQASKIRVTAHVNAVFGLQ from the coding sequence TTGAAATTTGCAATAGTCGTTCTATTGCTTGCAAGCTTTGCTGCTTTTGCGCAGGAAGGTCGTGGTCCCGGATTCCTGCCGAACTCGGTTTCTGTGGGGGCGGATGGAGAATTCGAGTCAGCTCCAGACACCGCCGTGATCACCTGCTCGCTCTCAGCCCAGGAAAATACCGCGCAGGCGGCATTCGAGAGCGCCAGCCGACTCGCTGAGCAGATGCGCCAGGCTCTGCGCAGCGCCGGTGTGGATCCCAAAACGGTAGAGCTTTCGCGCTACAGTTCATATCCAATCATTGATTACAAGAATCCGAAACAGAAAGTGGTTGCATATCGCGTCGGTACGAACGTGACGATCAAGCTAAAGGACTTCAACAAGATTGGTCCCGTAACCGAAGCGCTGGCTGGTCTTGGCGGCATCACAGGCCAGAACATGAGCTACGATCTGGAAGAAATCGACTCAGCCAAGCAGAAGGCCATCGACAAAGCCTACTCGCGTGCGCGAACCTACGCAGATACATTGGCCAAGACGAGCGGAAGACAGTTAGGGGCGCTATTGTCGGCTGCAGTGGACACGCAACAGGCGATCCCAGTCATGCCGTATGCGCGAGTCGCAATGGCAGGCATGGAGGCAAAAGCGCCTGCCCCCACAGAGGATTTTCAGGCCAGTAAGATCAGAGTCACTGCTCACGTGAATGCAGTGTTTGGACTACAGTGA
- a CDS encoding carboxypeptidase-like regulatory domain-containing protein: MRILDMFQARRAWVLLLAVTLAHLPTIAFADDKFSHVEFIVVRGYNGKPVRNASVVLHPVNKDGKQSKNGTELKTDPDGKASLNYVPYGKMRIQAIAPGLQTYGDDIEISQPEHQITIKMNRPQEQYSIYK, translated from the coding sequence ATGAGGATATTGGACATGTTTCAGGCCAGGCGAGCGTGGGTTCTTCTCTTGGCAGTGACTCTTGCCCACCTGCCAACTATTGCTTTTGCGGATGATAAGTTCTCGCATGTCGAATTTATCGTGGTGCGCGGCTATAACGGCAAACCCGTACGCAATGCCAGCGTTGTTCTTCATCCGGTAAACAAGGACGGGAAGCAATCCAAGAATGGCACGGAATTGAAGACTGACCCCGATGGAAAGGCCTCGCTGAATTATGTCCCCTATGGGAAAATGCGAATTCAGGCGATCGCTCCAGGCCTGCAGACGTACGGCGATGACATCGAAATCAGTCAACCGGAACATCAGATCACGATCAAGATGAATCGTCCGCAGGAGCAGTACAGCATCTACAAGTAG
- a CDS encoding gluconeogenesis factor YvcK family protein, producing MSPSSITKSRPADESTAPSAERGKDKMQPGTRPLRVVAIGGGTGLSTLLRGLKKYAPHSSAIDVQPSTTTNSTTTIGDLTAVVTVTDDGGSSGRLRKEFNILPPGDIRNCLVALSEDEALLSRIFQYRFETGGGLEGHNFGNLFVTALTAVTGDFAEAVRESSKILATRGTIFPSTIANVQLEAQMDDGSTVFGETNITASRLHIVRLRMVPENAKPLPETLEAISKADMITIGPGSLFTSLVPNLLVHGIPEAIAASRAIKVYVCNLMTQANESLGLSASDHIRKLYEHAGAPIFDYAVVNTAPISESLQAKYALEGASRIVVDREKIEGLGVRCITGNFVDEGNVVRHATDRVAAELLTLGVKTRTA from the coding sequence GTGTCTCCCTCCAGTATCACTAAGAGCCGACCGGCGGACGAATCTACCGCACCCTCGGCGGAACGAGGCAAGGACAAGATGCAGCCTGGCACTCGTCCTCTCCGCGTGGTGGCGATTGGGGGCGGCACGGGACTCTCGACGCTTCTCCGAGGACTAAAGAAGTATGCACCGCATTCGAGTGCGATAGACGTTCAGCCGTCGACAACGACGAACAGCACTACCACGATCGGAGATCTTACAGCCGTCGTAACGGTGACAGACGATGGCGGTTCAAGCGGTCGGCTGCGCAAAGAGTTCAACATCTTACCCCCTGGAGACATCCGGAACTGTCTGGTTGCTCTTTCGGAAGACGAGGCGTTGCTCTCCCGGATCTTTCAGTATCGTTTTGAAACCGGCGGAGGACTCGAGGGTCATAACTTCGGAAATCTTTTTGTCACCGCGTTGACTGCTGTTACGGGAGACTTTGCCGAAGCCGTGCGGGAATCGTCGAAGATCCTGGCAACACGAGGCACGATCTTTCCTTCAACCATCGCAAACGTGCAGCTCGAGGCTCAGATGGATGATGGTTCGACGGTGTTTGGCGAGACGAACATTACCGCAAGCCGTCTCCACATTGTCCGTTTACGAATGGTGCCGGAGAACGCCAAACCTCTGCCGGAGACGCTGGAGGCGATATCCAAAGCCGACATGATCACCATAGGACCGGGCTCGTTATTCACAAGCCTAGTACCTAATTTATTGGTTCATGGAATTCCAGAGGCCATAGCGGCTTCCAGAGCCATCAAGGTTTATGTTTGCAACCTGATGACTCAGGCCAATGAAAGCCTGGGTTTGTCCGCCTCCGATCACATTCGCAAGCTCTATGAGCATGCAGGAGCCCCGATTTTTGATTATGCGGTCGTGAATACGGCGCCCATTAGTGAGTCGTTGCAAGCCAAATACGCCTTGGAAGGCGCGAGCCGCATCGTGGTGGACCGAGAAAAAATCGAAGGCCTGGGCGTGCGCTGCATTACAGGCAACTTTGTCGATGAGGGTAACGTGGTGCGGCATGCCACCGATCGAGTCGCCGCCGAGTTGTTGACGTTGGGCGTCAAGACCAGGACCGCGTAA
- a CDS encoding CYCXC family (seleno)protein, which translates to MKRILPLICVALLAITTSAQFMDKEVPAYHPLPPPKGEQLAPIASATQLDQMNLKYDFQRRAYQAAAKVPRVLYQLPCYCFCDRHAGHSSLRTCFEGDHGAHCSTCMQEAFYAYEMTKKGKTAKQIREGVMRGDYKNIDLNAMNGPLT; encoded by the coding sequence ATGAAACGGATTCTTCCGCTTATTTGTGTAGCACTGTTGGCAATCACAACATCGGCACAGTTCATGGACAAAGAGGTGCCTGCCTATCATCCGCTACCTCCCCCGAAAGGCGAGCAGTTAGCGCCCATAGCGTCTGCCACGCAGCTGGATCAGATGAACCTGAAGTACGATTTCCAGCGCCGCGCCTATCAGGCGGCGGCCAAGGTGCCGCGCGTTCTCTATCAGCTACCCTGCTACTGCTTCTGCGATCGCCATGCCGGACACAGCAGCCTGCGCACTTGTTTTGAGGGCGATCACGGCGCGCACTGCTCCACGTGCATGCAGGAAGCGTTCTACGCCTACGAAATGACGAAGAAAGGGAAAACTGCAAAGCAGATCCGTGAAGGCGTCATGCGCGGCGACTATAAGAACATCGACCTGAACGCTATGAACGGACCTCTGACCTAG